In the genome of Dehalococcoidales bacterium, one region contains:
- a CDS encoding translation elongation factor-like protein, producing the protein MSEIKVGVVSDFFARPVVAGIELSDKLSVGDTIRIKGHTTEMELVISSMQLDNNSVESAKAGESVGIKVSERVRPGDTVYKVI; encoded by the coding sequence ATGTCTGAGATTAAAGTCGGCGTTGTTTCCGATTTCTTCGCCCGCCCCGTTGTTGCCGGAATCGAACTTTCGGATAAACTAAGTGTCGGCGACACAATACGAATCAAAGGACACACAACGGAAATGGAATTGGTTATCTCTTCAATGCAACTCGACAACAACTCCGTTGAATCCGCCAAAGCCGGCGAATCGGTCGGCATCAAAGTCTCCGAACGTGTTCGCCCGGGCGATACGGTCTACAAAGTTATTTAA
- the ribE gene encoding 6,7-dimethyl-8-ribityllumazine synthase, translated as MNKSFEGMLLGKGLKFGIVVSRFNEFISSKLLDGCKDALIRHEVAEDDIYVAWAPGSFEIPLVALKMAKSQKYDAVICLGAIIRGGTPHFDYVASEFTKGIAKVALDTGLPVINGVITADNLEQAIERAGTKMGNKGFSAASSAIEMANLLKELD; from the coding sequence ATGAACAAAAGTTTTGAAGGGATGCTGCTTGGCAAAGGCCTTAAGTTCGGAATTGTTGTTTCGCGTTTTAACGAGTTTATATCGAGTAAATTACTTGACGGCTGCAAAGACGCGCTCATAAGACACGAGGTTGCCGAAGATGATATCTATGTGGCATGGGCCCCCGGTTCATTTGAGATACCGCTCGTAGCCCTTAAAATGGCAAAATCGCAGAAATATGATGCTGTTATATGTTTGGGTGCCATTATACGGGGCGGGACCCCCCATTTTGATTATGTTGCGTCAGAGTTCACCAAGGGCATTGCTAAGGTTGCCTTGGATACCGGGCTGCCGGTGATAAACGGAGTCATTACCGCAGATAACCTGGAACAAGCAATCGAACGAGCAGGCACTAAGATGGGTAACAAAGGCTTTTCCGCAGCTTCAAGCGCCATTGAAATGGCCAATTTACTTAAGGAATTGGATTAA